One genomic window of Peromyscus maniculatus bairdii isolate BWxNUB_F1_BW_parent chromosome 2, HU_Pman_BW_mat_3.1, whole genome shotgun sequence includes the following:
- the LOC102921869 gene encoding olfactory receptor 13J1-like produces the protein MEASNRTAASEFILKGFSGYPALEHLLFPLCSAMYLVTLLGNTAIVAVSILDARLHTPMYFFLGNLSILDICYTSTFVPLMLVHLLSSRKTISFTGCAIQMCLSLSTGSTECLLLAIMAYDRYLAICQPLRYPVLMSHRLCLVLAGASWVLCLFKSVTETVIAMRLPFCGHHVIRHFTCEILAVLKLACGDTAVSDAFLLVGAILLLPVPLTLICLSYMLILATILRVPLATGRRKAFSTCSAHLAVVLLFYSTIIFMYMKPKSKEARISDQVFTVLYAVVTPMLNPIIYSLRNKEVKEAARKVWGSRWACR, from the coding sequence ATGGAGGCCAGCAACAGGACAGCAGCCTCTGAGTTCATCTTGAAGGGGTTTTCTGGCTACCCCGCCCTGGagcacctcctctttcctctgtgcTCAGCCATGTACCTGGTGACCCTGCTGGGGAACACTGCCATTGTGGCCGTGAGCATCCTGGATGCCCGcctgcacacacccatgtacttttTTCTGGGCAATCTTTCCATTTTGGACATCTGCTACACATCTACTTTTGTGCCCCTGATGCTGGTCCACCTCCTGTCATCCCGGAAGACCATCTCCTTTACTGGCTGTGCCATCCAGATGTGTTTGAGCCTTTCCACGGGCTCCACAGAGTGCCTGCTGCTTGCCatcatggcctatgaccgctaccTGGCCATTTGCCAACCACTCAGGTACCCTGTGCTCATGAGCCACAGGCTCTGCTTGGTGCTGGCGGGAGCCTCCTGGGTACTCTGCCTCTTCAAGTCGGTGACGGAAACAGTCATTGCCATGAGGCTGCCTTTCTGTGGCCACCATGTGATCAGACACTTCACCTGCGAGATCCTGGCCGTGCTGAAGCTGGCCTGTGGGGACACAGCTGTCAGCGATGCCTTCCTGCTGGTGGGTGCCATCCTCCTCCTGCCTGTCCCCCTGACCCTCATCTGCCTGTCCTACATGCTAATCCTGGCCACCATCCTGAGGGTGCCCTTAGCCACCGGACGTCGCaaagccttctccacctgctCCGCACACCTGGCCGTGGTCCTGCTCTTCTACAGCACCATCATCTTCATGTACATGAAACCCAAGAGCAAGGAGGCCCGCATCTCCGACCAGGTCTTCACGGTCCTCTACGCTGTGGTCACACCCATGTTGAACCCCatcatctacagcctgaggaacaagGAGGTGAAGGAGGCTGCCAGGAAAGTGTGGGGCAGTAGATGGGCCTGTAGGTGA